The stretch of DNA CTCTTAGATGATCAGATTCTTACTGGCATGCCGGCTGCCTTTTTGGAGCGGGTTAAGCAAGACCTGAGTGAGTATTCGGATGAGGAGCTAGCTGGGGTGACGGACCAGGTACAGCTAGGTGGAAGATTCAAGCAGGTGCTATCGGGGATCGGTCGCTTGAGCCAAGCGGAAGTGGAGCGGCTCGCCCAGGTCTTAGGACAGTCGTCTGAGACATATCTAGTCGAGGCCGGGTATCTATCTGAATCCGCGAGATCGCTGTTCGGACGCAATCCGAATTGTGTGAATATCCTTCAAGTCTTTGGATCCCTGCGCCCAGAAACCCAGGAAGAGTTGCTGCGCTTTGGGGAGGCCTCCGTGAGCCTTCCGGTTTCTGAGCGCATGCACCCACCTACGGCTCATGAGTAGCGGATTCTTGACGTGTGCCCGCCCGTGGCAGTAGTGCTCAGGGACGGCTCACAGCCGTCCCTGAGTCATCCCGATATTCTCCGTGTCTGTCTGCCAGCGAATTAGAACTCTACTTTCTCTTCTACTGGTGCGGATTCTGGAGTGACAAGCACTGGCAGCTCCTCCTCCTTCATCTCCTGGAATGCTGAAAAATCTCCACCAACGAGCTGGTCGATGAGGGTCGAGGCCTGTCGTTTAGTATATCCGCTGGTGAGACTTTTCACGTGTGTCTCCTGGATATCCATTGAGATGACGAGGCCCATGATCTTCTTGAACTGGGGATCGGTCATGGACTCGGCGACGGCCCCTGTGTTCGCAGGCGAGATCGGGGGAGTGCCTGGGCTCGACGTGAAATAGCTAAAGTCCTGAGCGATGAGTCTCTTGATGAGCCCCGACGCTTCGCGTTGCGTGAGTGCGCGGACCTTCATGCGAAGATCATCCTCTGTGAGGGGCAAGGCCTTGGTCAACCGAAGCAGGTAGTTGGTCTGGGCCACTGAGATGAGTGGGCCAGCGGGCAGGGGGGTGGGCTCCGGCGCTTTAGCGGCGGCTGTCGAGGGCGTGAACATCGCCGGAGGTGTGGGGTCGTGCGTCTCGGACGGAGTGTCCCCCGGAACCTCGGCTGCTACAGGACCGGGGTCGTCCTCTAGCTCCTCTTCCATTACAACGTGCGCTCCTGGATCCAGGACCGGGTTGATTTCGATCGGCTCTTGGATTTCCAACATCTTGATCTTCTTTAGGACCGTCTCCGTCTCCTGTTGATACCTGGCAGTCTCGTCCGCTGATCCTTCATAGCGCAATTCGAGCGGATAGTGGGTGGTCGGGCGGCCTTCGCGGCGTCTGGTGACTGGAACGCGACGCAGTTTGAGCGGGATCATGGCGATACGTCCAAGGGTAAGCGCGAGGAAATCGAAATAGGAGTTAATCGTTTCCATCGAGTTGATACTGCTGGAGTCGATTTGAAACAGACCGCCGCTGCTGACCTTGGGGATCATGAAGATGAGATTCGCGCGAGGGCCGCATTCTCCGGATTCGAGTTTTTCGCAGGGACACGACCGGGATTCGGTTTTCCAGGTGTCTTGGTTCAGGCGACGAGCCACCTGATTGTTGCCAATGCACTGCAGCCCGGCGGCTTCTCCGTACCAGCGTAGGGCCTGCGGGCAATTGACCGTGGGATCGTTGGAGACGAACATCACCTCCAGCTCGTTGGGTTGCGCCCCGAACACCTTGGCGACCTCTTCAGGGACCACAAAATGAGGCGTTTCCTTGGGGTAGAATCCGTTGGGGCCGCTCACTTTCACGCCGAGGCGGATCTTGCCGATGATGGGCATGCGACGTCGGTTAGAAATGCCGTTGATGCGGTTCATGGGAATGAACGTGGGTTTTTCTGCGTCGGACATGATGCCTCCTACTAATGTGAATCAGCGCATGAATACAGTTACGCGATTTGAGTCGTCGGTTTCGGCTTCTTGAGCGGGGACCGACGTTTCGATTTGGTGGTGTCGATGCCTTTGGACAGTCGGCCGGCTGAGAAACGGCTGTAGGATTCTTTCACGGTCGCGCGTTCAATGACGGCTTTGGACAGTTTGGATTGATCTAATTTGCTCTGTTCATACGGTGACGATGCGATGTAGTAGCCATGCCCTTCCGCGCGTGTGATACCATCTGTCTTCAATTCCAACTTAAATTGCTGTTTGAGTGCGTCCAAGCGCTTTTGCTTCGGAGTAAGTGCTGCGAGCTCGGTTTGCAAGCCGAGATACTCCTCGACGGCTGGCACCAGTTCAGTGCGGAGTTCCGCGATTCCCTCAACGGGGGCCTGTTCGATCCCTTCCCAGCAAAACTGGTACGGACAGTAGTCGCAATGGTAGTTGTCGGCATTGGGATATGGGCGGGCAGGCAATGTGCCGTGATCCCGATACTGTTCCACCTCTTCAAAGCGACGTAGTGCCTCCTTATACAAGCCCACAAAGTCTTGCTTGGGATAGATGCGCGTGCCTGTGCTGTGTGTGATTTCGAGCACGGTCAAGCGGTCGTTGTCGCGGTCGTAGCGGACTCGATATTCGAGGAACGCGCTCTGGTTTTTGTTCTTGATGAGGAGGAGCGCTTCGTCGATGTGAGGATTCAGTGCGGCCAACCCAACCAGATAGAAGACCACCTGTACGAAGTGGTTTATCGGGTAATTCCCTTCTGCAAAGCGAGTGAAGGTGAAGTGTTCGATAGCTTTCAACTCCAGGAGGCGATCAATCCCCAAGAGGTCCGTGATGACGCCGTCAATGTGACCTTTGATTGGGAACGGTCGACCCTGGAAGAGCGTGGTCGCGCAGGTTAATTCAAGCTGTTGGCTGTGGAGATGAAACGTGCTCTTGGCGATCCAGTTCAATACCAGTTCTTCATGCCAACTACTGTCGTCGAGGACAACAAGGAAGCGGCCGCTTGGACTTTTCGCGGGAGCGTGTCGAGCATGGTACGTGAGTTTGCGGATGCAGTGGTCGGGGCCGGCGTTCGATGGCCGAGGTCTATACTCCCATTCCTGATGTTCCATGAGGGCGAGTGGATGGATGAGTTCAGCGAGCATAGGACCTCCAGGTGAGTTCGTGTAGCGCGTCGATAGACCAAGAGGTTGTGCGGTTCGCTGATGTGAAGATGCTGTGACATACCGTTTTGGGAGCAAAACGGTATGTCACAGAGTTGTGGATACGAGTGTGTGATGGCTGAGAATGGGGGAGGGAGAAGGATGAACGGCTACGGATCGATCCAAGGGAGTATGCAGGGGAAGGACGTCTCCGCCAAGGTGGCGAGCTGCCCTGAGGAAATGCCTCAGGTGGTTGGGGTGATCACGAGTCGGACCCGTGCGCGCCGAGGGGCTGGTGACTGGATCGAAATCGGTCGCAAGCATCGGGCGTTTGTTCCGGACGGTATTCCCGTGCCTTCGGTCGGTGAGGTGGGAGAGTGCTGGGGGCGAATGACAGCCAATGGCGCCGATCCCGTTCTGATGGTCTCCAGGATACGATCACGACGATTTGAAGCCTGCGCGAGCCCGTCGGAGTTGCTGGGGGTCCTCGGCGTGCGTCGTACCCCACCACTTCGGTTCGAGGAGGTATGCCAATTGTTAGGCCCCCTGGTGGAATGGCTGTGTTGTGCAGGGTGGAAAGCAGTGGCGCGTGGGATAGTGAAGGGCACACTGCGATCGGCGCGGGCCATCTCCGCAGATCCGTTTCTGCTGTACCGCCGCCGGCGCCTTCCCTTTCAGGCTACGGTCGCGGCCGCGCAGGTGTTAGGGCATGAGTTGTGTAGTGACGGACACTATAAGGCCGCGGTGATGGAGGCGCTCGCGCGAGCCGACGAAGAAGGGGTCGGTGGCATTTCTGAGGGGCATCTTGTGGCCTGTTGTTCAGAATTGATCGGACTGCCTGCGGACAAGGTTGCGCCCTCGGTGAGCATCCAGATGGGGCTTGTGGGGAAATTCGAGCAGGGCTTGTGGTTTTCGCCGGGGGTGTATTTCGCGCGAAAGAAAGCCCTGGCCATGATTCGAGCGAATCAGCAGGACTCTGGTGACGCACGTTCAAGCGTGCAAGCCAGATCGCTGCGGTATCGGTATTCGATTGTCACTGGCGGTGCTGGGAGTGGAAAAACCGAGTTAGCGAAATCCCTCATGACCCAGGTGCGCGAGCAAGGGGGAAAGGTGGCGGCTACGGCGATGACCGGGAAAGCGGCCACCCTCCTCGGGGAGGACGCCACGACGCTGCATAAGCTGCTGGGGTATGGGGGCGGCGGCTACTCGGTGTCCACTGTGGATGCCGACCTGGTCTTGGTCGATGAAGCCGGCATGTTGACCTGGCACACCTTGTATCGATTGCTGCTCGCCTGTCGGGGGCAGGTTGTGTTGATCGGCGATCCCCAGCAACTGGCTCCGGTGGGAGCGACTCCGGTGATGGCTGAGTTGTTGACAGTCCTGCCGGTGGTGCGGTTGGGCGAAGAAGGCTCCAAGGGGTCCTTGCTGGTCAAGGTTCAGGTAATTCGCTTCGCCTCCGAAGCGCTCCTGCTGTATCAGTTACGAAAAATAGTGCGCGGCTATCAAGACACAGGGGTGGAGTGGCAGGCGTTGTCTCCTGTGTATGCAGGAGGACTCGGTGTGGATCGGCTGAACCGGTGGCTGCAGGAGATTATGAATCCGGACGGTCCGCCGTGTCATGGCGGGTTTCGAACGGGGGACCGCGTCATCGTGACCAAGACTCGATACGATATAGGCCAGCGAGCGGTCAATGGGGAACAAGGGCGGGTGCTGGGGAGTATGGGTGACACGATCGCATTGCGACTGGACTCCGGGCGTGAGGTTGCGCTCAGGGCAGAGGAGCTGCGGCTGAGCTATTGCATTACCGTGCACAAGGCGCAGGGGAGTCGCTATGAGCGCGTGGTGTTTATCATTCCAGAACGGGAGTGTGGGGCGTTTGCGGTCGAGGAGCGCATGCAATATGTCGGTAGAACGCGTGGACGCGAGGCGACAGTCTGTATGGTGTATTAGCGTGGGGGGTGGATGAGCCGGAGGCGCCGGCCAGTAATACGGTGATGCAGACCCATGAGCCTGCGTGCGGTCGGAGCTGGCACGGTAGCGCCCAAGGCATCTCCGAGCCTGGACCGTGCCCTGACCCGGTGCGTGACAAGCCGCGCCGTTCAGGGCGGGGAAGGATAGCGCGGACGACGTCGCCGTCCTTGGTGTTCAGGGTGGCGTCTGTTGCGGCTCGACATACTGGCGCACGATGGAAGTCGGCGCGAGCAATGTTCTAAGGGCGTGACACGCCCGGATGGCCTATGGATCGAACCGCGATGGCGGTCTGAAGCAGGAACCCGCCGAAGCGACTACGCGGGAGCTTGCTCATGCGTAGCACAGTAGGAATCGCCGGCCTTCAGGCGGGAAGGATGTCAAGTTGGAATATCACGACACGAGCCCGTCAGGAAAGAACCAGATGGGGTTGTCGGTGATCAATGGGCGAATTCGCCGGTATTTGACGAAGCGCTCCACACCCTGGCTGACAAGTGGTTTCAGCATCTGATTTGGATCACGCGAGCCGTGGATCGGCACGATCCACGGCTCTGCTTGCGAATTGTCCCTGGCTCAT from Fimbriimonadaceae bacterium encodes:
- a CDS encoding helix-turn-helix transcriptional regulator gives rise to the protein MVLVKDLLVRMRIAQNLTQTELAEKLGCTASHISIIEGGKSSGRKKILPSDDMLRRIAQCLGGSPLDVQRRTYQLLVARAREVCSPEVAELLDDQILTGMPAAFLERVKQDLSEYSDEELAGVTDQVQLGGRFKQVLSGIGRLSQAEVERLAQVLGQSSETYLVEAGYLSESARSLFGRNPNCVNILQVFGSLRPETQEELLRFGEASVSLPVSERMHPPTAHE
- a CDS encoding AAA family ATPase; the encoded protein is MNGYGSIQGSMQGKDVSAKVASCPEEMPQVVGVITSRTRARRGAGDWIEIGRKHRAFVPDGIPVPSVGEVGECWGRMTANGADPVLMVSRIRSRRFEACASPSELLGVLGVRRTPPLRFEEVCQLLGPLVEWLCCAGWKAVARGIVKGTLRSARAISADPFLLYRRRRLPFQATVAAAQVLGHELCSDGHYKAAVMEALARADEEGVGGISEGHLVACCSELIGLPADKVAPSVSIQMGLVGKFEQGLWFSPGVYFARKKALAMIRANQQDSGDARSSVQARSLRYRYSIVTGGAGSGKTELAKSLMTQVREQGGKVAATAMTGKAATLLGEDATTLHKLLGYGGGGYSVSTVDADLVLVDEAGMLTWHTLYRLLLACRGQVVLIGDPQQLAPVGATPVMAELLTVLPVVRLGEEGSKGSLLVKVQVIRFASEALLLYQLRKIVRGYQDTGVEWQALSPVYAGGLGVDRLNRWLQEIMNPDGPPCHGGFRTGDRVIVTKTRYDIGQRAVNGEQGRVLGSMGDTIALRLDSGREVALRAEELRLSYCITVHKAQGSRYERVVFIIPERECGAFAVEERMQYVGRTRGREATVCMVY